The window TTAGAGGAAATGGTAGCATTGGTGGCGgttatgttagtcaagtagaTCCTGACATGTCATGAGCACAAGGAGatgaaaattactatgccacacaagatacaGATCATGGATATCGACTAGGGATATGGGAACAACGAAATAATTTGGAAAGACTAATTACATTTCCTAATGATGATAATTATTCTAGTGGGTAGgattatcatagatcaaattatcATCGTATTGATGAGCACTTACAAAATTTGGGTATAGGATCAAGGTCGTATTTCAAAGGAGTAGATGATAGACCATATCACAATTTTAGAGATTGTGATAGCTCTTCcagtacttttagtagaaatgattttgatcgatttccaatgatgcatccAGAGGAATATTCAAATACTAGAACACGAGCTAGTGATTCctatggatatgatcaatcttctagtagtagtagcattgcttatcgaggttttggatactatcaatATGGTGTTGATCTTGAACAACCTTCGAAAccatattttcttgattatggatcatcaagccaatcatctcaGCCAACATATTTGAGTTATAAAGaactctttcaaccatatcCTCACTACGGGAATTACCATCCCAATTTGTAAACTCGTCGTAggattgatgatgatgattttgaaccccctcgtcattcaacatggaattgattattgtattgtatgtttgttagtaaaaatgttattatatttgaaataaaaataattttcttttattagcattatcataaataactttgaggggatacttttataactatttaaataatgttaaatgtgagaaaattttattttattaattttttgagcttatttaattgcattttttttgttgatttacataatatttttataattttttgaattttctaattagcttattttacaTACTGTCTAATACCAAGTCAATACACGAAGACCGATATGCGGACCCTTTGAGTCAATGATCGATACcgtgactttgaaccatgtaCATAACACACTGTACACCAAAGACGGAGTAAGTAAAGTCCCAAAACATTCTAGTCTGGTCACAAAACAGAAGTAGGTGATTTGTagtttcctcttctttttttacACAAGTAACATTTATTTGGTATGTTCCAACCCCTCTTTTTCAACTAGTTAAGAGTCAAAAGTTTTctccaagtcacttccctagataaaatttgaatttgtgaTGTTCAATAATAtgcaaaatttgaaaacatatttactattaaaataatgatCTAATTAGCTTAGATGtatttaaggataaaaatagaaatgatgatatatgtataattatttttcaattttaaaatctttataattttatttataagtttatgtttttaatatttaattaatatataaaaaatattcagtAAGAAGATTATTGTGATggtttttacattttaatttcaacaatcaatcaaatggaatttgaaaataagataattaaaattaatttatttttaaaaattttattttaatattttattttttgtaaggaGATGGTCAAAGATGGTATTAATAgagtttataatatatattaaaattgtgcATCTAAAGAAATATAAGTTATTTTGGGAGATTTTCGGCTGGCCGAATTTTTCACCCCATTTTCCATATTTGGTTGTGTGATGCATGAAATTTCAGCAATATTTTGCTGATACATGAAATTTGGGTGATATTTTGCCAAAATTTCGGGATATTTTCATCTGTGATTCTAAATGATAATCAACTAATGATACTTGCTCCTTTACACATGGCTGTGCTGAAACTCAAAAGTTGCTCAACCAGGCATGTGCAACTATGAGGAAAATTTAATTTGGCAAGCTTAGGTAGAGTTGAGTATGGTGAGTTGATTTGTCTCAATTCCAAATTGTCATTAACTAGTCCAACCATATTTTGATGGGTAAAACTCTCTCCTTCGCCACAACCTAGTAAAAgctatcaaagaaaattaatgttatccttaatttaaatattgatatttatctatttattatataatagtttgaattagaatataatataaaatttgaattagagtaggAGATAGAGTTTGAATTTTAGTAGGACtcaaatatatttgtatataaataacTATCAACATCAATGAGAATGGTATGCCATATTTTCTTTCTCGATATGGTATCAAAGTCTTCGAATCCTAAACCCTAGTCTCAACTTGAAGCAAATTTAGGGTGCAAGACTTAGGCCCAGCACGCCTCCCCCTCCCCCTGCCCCTACCACAAATGGTAGTGACCTTGCGATGCCTATGTATTGTCAATGTCTCCTTCCCTATGGTCTCTAATGTAATATCGTAGTTTCAATGCCTCTTTCCCTATAGTCTCCAATGCAATATTTTGAAATACCCCTTCATAGCCAAGAGCTCCAAATTTTCTTGGTTCAAACCGACTAAAAGTTCCTTCTCCTTTGCTTCCTACCAATATTAGGTCCCTTAATTTaacacataatttttttttttattaccttcaACTCTACCTTCCTGTCTTTCTCTAAAAGCTTCCTCAAAGATTTGATTGTTTTCTTATGTCTTAGGAAAACAAACATGCTTATGTTCATTTACCTCTACTTGAAATCTACCCTATACTCCTTTACCTATTATATCATCTACTACATTATCTAGTTTGATGCCAAATAAGGTTCCTAATCATACTCTTCCTTCAACAAACTTTCTTTCTACAAGTTCCTTACAGTTTTTAGAAATTCGGCTTAGAAAGATCCTACTACTTTTGCCTGATCTTTTAGCCATCAAGTCGAATCCACATGTCATCTAGACCCAGGAAGACAACCCTTCATAGAAACAAGGAGACCGCTCTCCATGAAAACAAAGAGACCGCCTTCCACAAAAGCCGAATACATCAcaatctattttctttctctcaagaCCAAGATTGGAATCTTCGATTGGAGCTCCATCTTGCTGAGAAAATTAAtgttatccttaatttaaatattgatatttatgtatttattatatattagtttgaattataatagaatatagaatttgaattagagtaggagatagagtttgaattatagtagaactcaaatatatttgtatataaatatctaTCATCATCAATGAGAATGGTATgccatattttctttctctataaAATCTTAAGTTCATGATTGGGAACATGTCTTGCATTTCGCTCAAAGTTCTTTCTTACTAGAGCCTACTTCATCTCTTCGCCCTCAAGTCTATTATCCATTGGTCATCAACGTTTGAATTTGGCTCTTCTAACAAGATGTTATCTTCAACTTAGACACAATGACTGCCTCATGCCTTTCTTGGGTCTATATtgataaattacataaaagagaaagaaatgtagaaaaaaggaaaagaatgaaTAATGGCTTTACTTTGAGGAGTACCTACCTCCCACAAACTCAGTAACAATAAACTTTTCTCTGACAATATGATTTTATTGTGAAAGACTAATAGGAATGCTCAATAGATAGGATAATATCACTCTTAATGCCTAAGAAACTAATCcactaaaactaaataatacctctctctctctctctctcttaaaagGTAGCTAACTGATCAGTCAAAACTAATTGCCTAATCACTTCAAAAATGTATCAGTTAAATAAGTGCCTAACTCTGTGTGGATGGGTGTGTGGATGTGGGTGTACTTGTAATTTTATACTATGATTTCTATTTTGTTGAATGAGGATTTGCTGTTGTCCAATGGCTACTATATAATCAAGAACGAACACTCTTTTGTTTGCAACTAGTCATGGAAAATTGGGACAAACTTGTAAACTTCTCTGCCAAGTGCTACACACTAGTATTCACTAACGCGTATTACTGTTTTTCACACACATATGCAAGTTGAAGCACTTACATAATTATAGAActattttggtttaaaaattgAAGAGTACCCCTCCTTGgcattgaagaaaattattacaaaataaattttatgtcgACTATTACTCCTTCCACCACAGCCTGGGTAGTTGTCAAAGTGTGCATCTCTTCTTTCTGGTGTTGAACCATGTATAGTAAAAGAATCCAACCTATGATTTTCTATTTGCCCTAATGCTGGCCTCATAGCTGGTGATAATTTTACTGGCCACTATTGATTTGGCTGTGATTGAATGGACCTAATTCATTTATTGCCTCAGAAAAGAAATCACTACATGGTTACTTATTTAAGCTTGGATTGGTCTGAGTATGATCTTGGACTCATCACCTATTGCCGTTTGACAGTCAGCAGACCTTCTAGTCCACAACATAAAAAATCCTAGTGGAAACATCAGAAGCTGAGAACCTAAAAGTTATTCTAATACAAGCAAATGAATGAAACGGTTAAAGAAGAATATATTGAGTCAAAGAGCCAtgctaaattatatataaaaaggtaCGCAGAAGGCCCAGTTCATCATTTGCCTGTTGACCtctcatttttaaaacactgCATCTACTTGCCTTTTTATCCTGTTAGCTGCCAGCAGATGAATAATGTTCttcaatataacaaaaaaaataaaaaaataattaaaaagaaaaagaggcgAGTAAAAAAACGATGTGCCTTTTGACTTCCTCCGCTCtgcctttccttttctttcaaaattttatttgcttGTGGGTCTTTAGCTCTCTTCCATTGAATTTGGGTGTTTGGAGATAAAAAATTTGCTTCTTGtatttgagaaaaagaaagtgcATAAATTTGGCAGCCATACACATGTAGattctctctccctctcacCCTCTCTTTTATGGCAACTTGATAGGTGCATATTCCCATTTCTGTTATTATAAAAGTTGACCCTCTCTTTTGTTTGATCTTGGTATAATGTATGTATAGAATTTCAGGGAGGGAGGGCATCCATCCCGAGTCCAGACATGAGTCTAGCATGTCTTGTGTGCCAGAGCGTAGAAAGCCCATCTCATTCATTTAGGAGTTACTCGGTCTCAAGTTCAGACAATGAAGGAAGATGCTCTGCAATTGCCAACTTCCTGGCCAGGAGGGCATCTCTTCCAGCCCCAACAACAAACTTCTCGATCATACGGTCATCCAAAGTGACACCACACCCATCCATCCCAAAAAGTAGCGGCACTCCAGGGTCGCCAAGGCTGGTCCGAAGCTGTGCAGTGAGAAGGGACATTGTGAGGGGCTGGAATTTCGAGGAGGTAGTGATGGAGCATTAGTATTTTACTAGTAGCAAGTATGAAATATAGCTAGCTGCTTTGTTTTGGGTGCAACTGGATCCCCAGCTTCTTCTCTGTACAAGAAGAGTTTGAGCCTCTGTCTCTGCAATCATCCCAGACAAAAATCCAATGTGAAACTTTGTTCATATTTTGGCTAATCGCATTCCCTTCTATAATTGCTGCCGCTGCTTTCAGTGCCCCTCTCACTCCACtttgtttccattttct is drawn from Vitis riparia cultivar Riparia Gloire de Montpellier isolate 1030 chromosome 18, EGFV_Vit.rip_1.0, whole genome shotgun sequence and contains these coding sequences:
- the LOC117907804 gene encoding uncharacterized protein LOC117907804, encoding MSLACLVCQSVESPSHSFRSYSVSSSDNEGRCSAIANFLARRASLPAPTTNFSIIRSSKVTPHPSIPKSSGTPGSPRLVRSCAVRRDIVRGWNFEEVVMEH